In a genomic window of Pseudomonas oryzihabitans:
- a CDS encoding SDR family oxidoreductase: protein MERRFAGQTVVITGGCRGIGEGIAERFGREGANLVLVSNAERVHETAARLAVDTGADILPLVVDITDEAAVADLYAQAEARFGSVDVSVQNAGIITIDAFDRMPREDFDRILQVNTTGVWLCCREAAKRMVAAGRGGRLINTSSGQGRQGFIYTPHYAASKMGVIGITQSLAHELARHGITVNAFCPGIIESEMWDYNDRVWGEILSTPEKRYGQGELMAEWVGNIPMKRAGTPADVAGLVAFLASADAAYITGQAINVDGGLIMS, encoded by the coding sequence GTGGAACGTCGCTTCGCAGGTCAAACCGTGGTCATCACCGGCGGCTGCCGGGGCATAGGCGAGGGAATCGCCGAGCGTTTCGGCCGCGAGGGCGCCAATCTGGTGCTGGTGTCCAATGCCGAGCGGGTGCACGAGACCGCCGCCCGGCTGGCCGTCGACACCGGTGCCGACATCCTGCCGCTGGTGGTGGATATCACCGACGAGGCAGCGGTGGCCGATCTCTATGCCCAGGCCGAGGCGCGCTTCGGCAGCGTCGACGTCTCGGTGCAGAACGCCGGCATCATCACCATCGACGCCTTCGATCGCATGCCACGGGAAGACTTCGACCGCATCCTGCAGGTCAACACCACCGGCGTCTGGCTATGCTGCCGCGAGGCGGCCAAGCGCATGGTCGCCGCCGGTCGCGGTGGGCGGCTAATCAACACCAGCTCCGGCCAGGGTCGCCAGGGCTTCATCTACACGCCGCACTACGCGGCGAGCAAGATGGGCGTCATCGGCATCACCCAGAGCCTGGCCCACGAACTGGCGCGCCACGGCATCACCGTCAACGCCTTCTGCCCGGGCATCATCGAAAGCGAGATGTGGGACTACAACGACCGGGTCTGGGGCGAGATCCTCTCCACCCCCGAGAAGCGCTATGGCCAGGGCGAACTGATGGCCGAGTGGGTCGGCAACATCCCCATGAAACGCGCCGGCACCCCGGCCGACGTCGCCGGTCTGGTGGCCTTTCTGGCTTCGGCGGACGCGGCCTATATCACCGGCCAGGCGATCAATGTGGACGGTGGCCTGATCATGTCCTGA
- a CDS encoding sugar-binding transcriptional regulator has translation MSTLEEQRLLTKIASLYYEEGLKQSQISEQLDLSQSFVSRALSRALKEGIVRISVQRPRNFHLELERQLQQRYGIRQAIVVEPTGDDEEAIKQAIGSAAAHYLETSVTERDHIGISSWSSTIRAMVGHMHRGSSRQGATEVVQLLGGVGNKGAFEATLLTQQLADLLDCPAYLLPSQSIEQSPESRQRILQLDEVREVTERFARLTVALVGIGELEPSQLLRNSGNYHGEAMLEVLAARGAVGDICLRYFDAQGRPVLDESEETVVSVDLPQLLKIDRVVGLAGGLRKVNAIRGALQGGYLDVLVIDLRTALALVP, from the coding sequence ATGAGTACTCTCGAAGAACAACGCCTGCTGACCAAGATCGCCTCTCTCTACTACGAAGAGGGACTCAAGCAGTCGCAGATCTCCGAACAGCTCGACCTGTCGCAATCCTTCGTCAGCCGCGCCCTGAGCCGCGCCCTCAAGGAAGGCATCGTCCGCATCTCGGTGCAGCGACCCCGCAACTTCCACCTGGAACTGGAGCGCCAGTTGCAGCAGCGTTACGGCATCCGTCAGGCCATCGTGGTGGAGCCCACCGGCGATGACGAAGAAGCCATCAAGCAAGCCATCGGCTCGGCCGCCGCCCATTACCTGGAAACCAGCGTCACCGAGCGCGACCACATCGGCATCTCCTCCTGGAGCTCCACCATCCGCGCCATGGTCGGCCACATGCACCGTGGCAGCAGCCGCCAAGGCGCGACGGAAGTGGTGCAGCTGCTTGGCGGGGTCGGTAACAAGGGCGCCTTCGAGGCCACCCTGCTCACCCAGCAACTGGCCGACCTGCTCGACTGCCCGGCCTATCTGCTGCCCTCGCAAAGCATCGAGCAATCGCCGGAGAGTCGTCAGCGCATCCTGCAGCTGGACGAGGTCCGCGAGGTCACCGAACGCTTCGCCCGGCTGACCGTGGCCCTGGTCGGCATCGGCGAGCTGGAACCCTCGCAACTCTTGCGCAACAGCGGCAACTACCACGGCGAAGCCATGCTCGAGGTGCTTGCTGCCCGTGGCGCGGTGGGCGACATCTGCCTGAGGTACTTCGACGCCCAGGGTCGCCCGGTGCTGGACGAGAGCGAAGAGACCGTGGTCTCGGTGGACCTGCCGCAACTGCTCAAGATCGACCGCGTCGTCGGTCTCGCCGGCGGCCTGCGCAAGGTCAACGCCATCCGCGGTGCCCTGCAGGGCGGTTACCTGGATGTGCTGGTGATCGACCTGCGCACGGCGCTGGCGCTAGTGCCCTGA
- a CDS encoding methyl-accepting chemotaxis protein: protein MARMQDNLRGTLERLNLSSTTLAATSEEVSTVTEVGLRGIQRQNDELAQAATAVNQMTAAVEEVARNAAAASAAAQDSRTSADVGQRRVEETLQTIHALHAAVATSGAEIDGLAGQVERISGVLDVIRGVAEQTNLLALNAAIEAARAGEAGRGFAVVADEVRALAARTQQSTGEIEEMIGAIQHGAGKAVDAMATSNQQAGTCLEVATAAGEALVEIGRNIVQITERNLSISAATEEQAQVAREVDRNLTSIRDLSTQNAAGAEQTAAASNDLARLAGDLNGAVRQFRL, encoded by the coding sequence ATGGCCCGGATGCAGGACAACCTGCGTGGCACCCTGGAGCGGCTGAATTTGTCCTCCACCACCCTGGCCGCTACCTCCGAGGAGGTGTCGACGGTGACCGAGGTGGGACTGCGCGGCATCCAGCGGCAGAACGACGAGCTGGCCCAGGCCGCCACGGCGGTCAACCAGATGACCGCCGCGGTGGAAGAGGTGGCGCGCAATGCCGCCGCCGCCAGTGCCGCCGCCCAGGATTCCCGTACCTCCGCCGACGTCGGCCAGCGGCGCGTCGAGGAGACCCTGCAGACCATCCATGCGCTGCACGCCGCGGTGGCCACCAGTGGCGCCGAGATCGACGGCCTGGCTGGCCAGGTCGAGCGCATCAGCGGCGTACTCGACGTGATTCGTGGCGTCGCCGAACAGACCAACCTGCTGGCGCTCAACGCCGCCATCGAAGCCGCCCGCGCGGGCGAGGCGGGGCGCGGTTTCGCCGTGGTCGCCGATGAAGTGCGGGCACTGGCGGCGCGGACCCAGCAGTCCACCGGCGAGATCGAAGAGATGATCGGTGCCATCCAGCACGGCGCGGGCAAGGCGGTGGACGCCATGGCCACCAGCAACCAACAGGCCGGCACCTGCCTGGAGGTCGCCACCGCGGCGGGCGAAGCCCTGGTCGAGATCGGTCGCAACATCGTGCAGATCACCGAGCGTAATCTCAGTATCTCCGCCGCCACCGAGGAACAAGCCCAGGTGGCGCGCGAGGTGGATCGCAACCTCACCAGTATCCGTGACCTGTCCACCCAAAACGCCGCGGGCGCCGAGCAGACCGCCGCCGCCAGCAACGACCTGGCGCGCCTCGCCGGGGATCTGAATGGCGCGGTGCGGCAATTCCGGCTGTGA
- a CDS encoding acyl-[ACP]--phospholipid O-acyltransferase: MDKLHRIKGAWPYLIAVFLNAFVDLGHKIVIQNTVFKVYDGSTQVVLTALVNGMMLLPFILLFSPSGHVADRFAKVKVLRLGGWATVGITLGITLAYYAGLFELAFAMTLLLAVQATFYSPAKYGYIKALFGKQRLAEGNGLVQANSIIAILAGTVVFTAFFQLHLGEGQATPHAILQDIAPLGWLLVLCSLAEVALLYRLPVLEEPRPQVPFDWHAYLRLRSARRNLAVIGENPVIRLSIIGLAVFWSVGQVLLASFPAYAKDHLGIDNVLVLQGILACAGIGIALGSALASRASRGRIETGLIPVGALGIALGLWWLPAPNSAWLHALNFIFIGLMGGLFIVPLNALIQFNAREDQLGTVLAANNWVQNVAMLGFLVLTAVIALLGLDSRWLLLLIATVALVGGAYTVWKLPQSLVRFLLGLMVTRHYRLQVQGLQNLPAQGGVLLLGNHISWVDWAMVQIASPRPVRFVMLRSIYERWYLKPFLKAMGCLPIAQGSGAGAALEQVAALLTAGEVVCLFPEGAISRTGQLGEFRRGYEKACQLVGPEVQIVPFYLRGLWGSQFSRSSSKLKELRDSPLHREVVVAFGKPLAKDTPADVLKRRIFELSIRSWERYMQSLPSLADAWVASVKRRPGGLALVDDLGAPLKAAQALTGAACLARRMRKQPEANLGLLLPTSSGGMLANMAVLLAGKTLVNLNYTASPEALRSGLDQAGIRTVYTSTRFLERLRKRGLPVDELLAGREIVDLESLRAGIGKAELIANWLAVRLLPTAMLQVLVSRAHDPEATAAILFSSGSEGTPKGVMLSHRNIMANLKQTSDVLNTQDDDVFMASLPLFHAFGLTVTQFLPLIEGLPVVCQADPTDVAGIAKAVATHRATVLCGTSTFLRLFVRNTKVHPLMLESLRIVVAGAERLDPAVREAFKLKFNQDIYEGYGATETAPVASVNLPDALDINYLQVQRGGKLGTVGMPLPGTGFKIVDPQSFVELPTGEAGMVLIGGPQLMQGYLNDPERTAKAIRDIDGERWYVTGDQGRLDEDGFLTIVDRYSRFAKIGGEMVSLGAVEQALARAIADPEIELLAVNLPDAKKGERIVVLHTGELDGAAVEKTLLAQGVGGLLLPSAWLAVEALPKLGTGKADVAGAKRLAQERLAEEVSS, translated from the coding sequence ATGGATAAGCTGCACCGGATCAAAGGGGCCTGGCCCTATCTGATCGCCGTGTTTCTCAACGCCTTCGTCGATCTCGGCCACAAGATCGTCATCCAGAACACGGTGTTCAAGGTCTACGACGGCTCCACCCAGGTGGTGCTGACCGCCCTGGTTAACGGCATGATGCTGTTGCCCTTCATCCTGCTGTTCAGCCCCTCCGGCCATGTGGCCGACCGCTTCGCCAAGGTCAAGGTGCTGCGCCTCGGGGGCTGGGCGACGGTGGGCATCACCCTGGGCATCACCCTGGCCTACTATGCCGGGCTGTTCGAGCTGGCCTTCGCCATGACGCTGCTGCTGGCGGTACAGGCGACCTTCTACTCGCCGGCCAAGTACGGCTACATCAAGGCGCTGTTCGGCAAGCAGCGGCTGGCCGAGGGCAACGGCCTGGTGCAGGCCAACTCCATCATCGCCATCCTCGCCGGTACGGTGGTCTTCACCGCCTTCTTCCAGTTGCACCTGGGCGAGGGCCAGGCCACGCCCCACGCCATCCTGCAGGACATCGCCCCGCTGGGTTGGCTGCTGGTGCTGTGCAGCCTGGCCGAGGTGGCGCTGCTCTATCGCCTGCCGGTCCTCGAAGAGCCCAGGCCGCAGGTCCCTTTCGACTGGCACGCTTATCTGCGCCTGCGCAGTGCCCGGCGCAACCTGGCGGTGATCGGCGAGAATCCGGTGATCCGGCTGTCGATCATTGGCCTCGCGGTGTTCTGGTCGGTGGGCCAGGTGCTCTTGGCGAGCTTTCCGGCCTACGCCAAGGATCACCTGGGCATCGACAACGTGCTGGTGCTGCAGGGCATCCTGGCCTGCGCCGGGATCGGCATCGCCCTTGGCTCGGCCTTGGCCAGCCGGGCTTCGCGCGGGCGTATCGAGACCGGGCTGATCCCGGTGGGCGCCCTGGGTATTGCCCTGGGCCTCTGGTGGCTGCCGGCGCCCAACTCGGCCTGGCTGCACGCGCTCAACTTCATCTTCATCGGCCTGATGGGTGGCCTGTTCATCGTGCCGCTCAACGCGCTGATCCAGTTCAACGCCCGCGAGGACCAGCTCGGTACGGTGCTGGCCGCCAACAACTGGGTGCAGAACGTGGCCATGCTGGGCTTCCTGGTGCTCACCGCGGTGATCGCCCTGCTCGGCCTGGACAGCCGCTGGCTGCTCTTGCTGATCGCCACGGTGGCGCTGGTGGGCGGCGCCTATACGGTGTGGAAACTGCCGCAGAGCCTGGTGCGCTTCCTGCTCGGACTGATGGTGACCCGGCACTACCGGCTCCAGGTGCAGGGGCTGCAGAACCTGCCGGCCCAGGGTGGGGTGCTGCTGCTGGGCAACCACATCAGTTGGGTGGACTGGGCCATGGTGCAGATCGCCAGCCCGCGGCCGGTGCGCTTCGTGATGCTCAGGTCGATCTATGAGCGCTGGTATCTGAAACCCTTCCTCAAGGCGATGGGCTGCCTGCCCATCGCCCAGGGCAGCGGGGCGGGTGCGGCGCTGGAGCAGGTCGCCGCCTTGCTGACGGCCGGCGAGGTGGTCTGCCTGTTCCCGGAAGGCGCGATCAGCCGCACCGGGCAACTCGGTGAATTCCGCCGGGGCTACGAGAAGGCCTGCCAATTGGTTGGCCCGGAGGTGCAGATCGTGCCCTTCTACCTACGCGGTCTCTGGGGCAGCCAGTTCTCCCGTTCTTCCAGCAAGCTCAAGGAGCTGCGCGACAGTCCGCTGCACCGCGAGGTGGTGGTGGCCTTCGGCAAGCCGCTGGCCAAGGACACCCCGGCCGACGTGCTCAAGCGCCGCATCTTCGAGCTGTCGATCCGCTCCTGGGAACGCTACATGCAGAGCCTGCCGTCCCTGGCCGATGCCTGGGTCGCCAGCGTCAAGCGGCGGCCCGGTGGCCTGGCCCTGGTGGATGACCTGGGCGCGCCGCTCAAGGCTGCCCAGGCACTCACCGGCGCGGCCTGCCTGGCGCGGCGGATGCGCAAGCAGCCCGAGGCCAACCTCGGCCTGCTGCTGCCCACCAGCAGCGGTGGCATGCTGGCCAACATGGCGGTGTTGTTGGCCGGCAAGACGCTGGTCAATCTCAACTACACCGCCAGCCCAGAGGCCCTGAGGTCCGGACTGGACCAGGCCGGCATTCGCACCGTCTACACCTCCACCCGCTTTCTCGAGCGCTTGCGCAAACGCGGCCTGCCGGTGGACGAACTGCTGGCCGGGCGTGAGATCGTCGACCTGGAAAGCCTGCGCGCCGGCATCGGCAAGGCCGAGCTGATCGCCAACTGGCTGGCGGTGCGGCTGTTGCCCACCGCCATGCTGCAGGTGCTGGTGAGTCGCGCCCACGATCCCGAGGCCACCGCCGCCATCCTGTTCTCCAGTGGCAGCGAGGGCACGCCCAAGGGGGTGATGCTCAGCCATCGCAACATCATGGCCAACCTCAAGCAGACTTCGGACGTGCTCAACACCCAGGACGACGACGTCTTCATGGCCTCGTTGCCGCTGTTCCACGCCTTCGGCCTCACCGTCACCCAGTTCCTGCCGCTGATCGAGGGGCTGCCGGTGGTGTGTCAGGCCGATCCCACCGACGTGGCCGGCATCGCCAAGGCGGTGGCCACCCATCGCGCCACGGTGCTCTGCGGCACCTCGACCTTCCTGCGGCTATTCGTGCGCAACACCAAGGTGCATCCGCTGATGCTGGAAAGCCTGCGCATCGTGGTGGCCGGTGCCGAGCGCCTGGACCCGGCGGTGCGCGAGGCCTTCAAGCTCAAGTTCAACCAGGACATCTACGAGGGCTATGGTGCCACCGAGACCGCGCCGGTGGCCTCGGTCAACCTGCCGGATGCCCTGGACATCAACTACCTGCAGGTGCAGCGCGGCGGCAAGCTGGGCACCGTGGGCATGCCATTGCCGGGGACCGGCTTCAAGATCGTCGATCCACAAAGCTTCGTCGAACTGCCCACCGGTGAGGCCGGCATGGTGCTGATCGGTGGACCGCAGCTGATGCAAGGCTATCTGAACGATCCCGAGCGCACCGCCAAGGCCATCCGCGACATCGACGGCGAACGCTGGTACGTGACCGGCGACCAGGGGCGTCTGGACGAAGACGGTTTCCTCACCATCGTCGACCGCTATTCGCGCTTCGCCAAGATCGGCGGCGAGATGGTCAGCCTGGGTGCCGTGGAGCAGGCCCTGGCGCGGGCGATCGCTGATCCGGAGATCGAGTTGCTGGCGGTCAATCTGCCGGATGCCAAGAAGGGCGAGCGCATCGTGGTGCTGCACACCGGCGAGCTGGACGGCGCGGCGGTGGAGAAGACGCTGCTGGCCCAGGGGGTGGGTGGGCTGCTGTTGCCCTCGGCCTGGCTGGCGGTGGAGGCGCTACCGAAACTGGGCACCGGCAAGGCCGACGTGGCTGGAGCGAAACGCCTGGCGCAGGAGCGGCTGGCAGAGGAAGTGTCTAGCTGA
- a CDS encoding cold-shock protein, with the protein MSNRENGTVKWFNDEKGYGFITPESGADLFVHYRSIESAGFKSLSEGQKVTFVAVKGQKGMQADQVQVV; encoded by the coding sequence ATGTCCAATCGTGAAAATGGCACCGTCAAGTGGTTCAACGATGAGAAAGGCTACGGCTTCATCACCCCGGAAAGCGGCGCCGACCTGTTCGTGCACTACCGCTCCATCGAAAGCGCCGGCTTCAAGAGCCTGAGCGAAGGCCAGAAGGTCACTTTCGTGGCTGTCAAAGGCCAGAAGGGTATGCAAGCTGACCAGGTTCAAGTCGTCTAA
- the pap gene encoding polyphosphate:AMP phosphotransferase — protein sequence MFEAAENEHLLDEATYEAKLPKLREALLAAQYELKAQGRFPVIVLINGVEGAGKGETVKLLNEWMDPRLIRVETFLQPTAEEREHPPAWRYWQRLPGKGRIGVFFGNWYSQMLHARVNKELSRIELDAAIGQAERFERMLADEGALILKFWFHLSKDQLKQRLKHLKKDPRLGWKLSPLDWRQAKVYDRFVKQGERVVRRTHHDYAPWHVVPGFDERFRSLTVGTLLLKALQRALANKPRKQRKAAAVIAPPVDGRGVLESLDLGQRLDKADYEDLLLAEQARLARLLRDKRYRRHGLVAAFEGNDAAGKGSAIRRVTGALDPRQYRIVPVAAPSDEELAQPYLWRFWRHIPRQGDFTIFDRSWYGRVLVERVEELTPVADWQRAYGEINEFEEQLHDAGIVLAKFWLAIDQDTQLERFKAREETPFKRFKITEDDWRNRDKWDLYSQAVNDMVVQTSTAVAPWTLVEANDKRFARVKVLRTLNEALERAYDKG from the coding sequence ATGTTCGAAGCCGCCGAGAACGAACACCTGCTCGACGAGGCCACCTACGAGGCCAAGCTGCCGAAGTTGCGCGAAGCCTTGCTCGCCGCCCAGTACGAGCTGAAGGCGCAGGGGCGATTTCCGGTGATCGTGCTGATCAATGGCGTCGAGGGGGCCGGCAAGGGTGAGACGGTCAAGCTGCTCAACGAATGGATGGACCCACGCCTCATCCGCGTCGAGACCTTCCTGCAGCCCACCGCCGAAGAGCGTGAGCACCCACCCGCCTGGCGCTACTGGCAACGGCTGCCGGGCAAGGGCCGGATCGGTGTCTTCTTCGGCAACTGGTACAGCCAGATGCTGCACGCCCGGGTCAACAAGGAGCTGTCCAGGATCGAGCTGGACGCCGCCATCGGCCAGGCGGAGCGCTTCGAGCGGATGCTCGCCGACGAAGGCGCCCTGATCCTCAAGTTCTGGTTCCATCTGTCCAAGGACCAGCTCAAGCAGCGCCTGAAACACCTCAAGAAGGATCCGCGCCTGGGCTGGAAACTCAGTCCGCTGGACTGGCGCCAGGCCAAGGTCTACGACCGCTTCGTCAAGCAGGGCGAGCGGGTGGTGCGCCGTACCCATCACGATTACGCGCCCTGGCACGTGGTGCCCGGTTTCGACGAGCGCTTTCGCAGCCTGACCGTCGGCACCCTGCTGCTGAAGGCTTTGCAACGCGCCTTGGCGAACAAGCCCCGCAAGCAGCGCAAGGCCGCCGCCGTGATCGCCCCGCCGGTGGATGGTCGCGGGGTCCTGGAGTCCCTGGACCTCGGCCAGCGCCTGGACAAGGCCGACTACGAGGATCTGTTGCTCGCCGAACAGGCGCGGCTGGCCCGGCTGCTGCGCGACAAGAGGTATCGCCGCCATGGCTTGGTGGCCGCCTTCGAGGGTAACGATGCGGCAGGGAAGGGCAGTGCCATTCGCCGCGTCACCGGGGCGCTGGACCCACGGCAATACCGGATCGTCCCGGTCGCCGCGCCGAGCGACGAGGAGCTGGCCCAGCCCTATCTCTGGCGCTTCTGGCGGCACATCCCGCGGCAGGGCGATTTCACCATCTTCGATAGATCCTGGTACGGCCGGGTGCTGGTGGAGCGGGTGGAGGAACTGACGCCGGTGGCCGACTGGCAACGCGCCTACGGCGAGATCAACGAATTCGAGGAACAGCTCCACGACGCGGGTATCGTACTGGCCAAGTTCTGGCTGGCCATCGACCAGGATACCCAGCTGGAGCGGTTCAAGGCCCGTGAGGAAACACCCTTCAAGAGATTCAAGATCACCGAGGACGACTGGCGCAACCGCGACAAGTGGGATCTCTACAGCCAGGCGGTGAACGACATGGTGGTGCAGACCAGCACGGCCGTCGCGCCCTGGACGCTGGTGGAGGCCAACGACAAGAGGTTCGCGCGGGTGAAGGTGTTGCGGACGCTCAATGAGGCGTTGGAGCGGGCGTACGACAAGGGTTGA
- a CDS encoding CHAD domain-containing protein, whose amino-acid sequence MAFRFDARQPAEDEVRRVVTDRLVQAEASLGSHTPTGVHETRKRLKELRALLRLLQGALGKRAFASRNRRLRDLGRELSSLRDSAALVESWDKLGESDRKRFASPAMKRVRQRLQERADQQIAAVDGHPELLTELATLREEVADWKLAGQGFALFARGLEDHYKAGRQALKTARDKPTDETLHDWRKRVKDHWYHTQLLAAAWPTEFKTRQKSLKRLADYLGDDHDLAVMQQLLTSEPTLFGASNTRQAIGESLAQQRERLQAKAFSLGMRLYLDKPSVLAERWRDLWRLASRPYTPRKPKGKRTAAPAGLLPHLVEKTDN is encoded by the coding sequence ATGGCCTTTCGTTTCGATGCGCGGCAACCGGCTGAGGATGAAGTACGCCGAGTGGTGACGGATCGTCTGGTACAGGCTGAAGCCTCCCTGGGGAGCCATACCCCCACGGGCGTGCACGAGACACGCAAGCGCCTCAAGGAATTGCGGGCCCTACTCCGCCTGCTGCAGGGCGCCCTGGGCAAGCGCGCCTTCGCCAGCCGCAATCGCCGGCTGCGCGACCTGGGTCGCGAACTGTCCTCGCTGCGCGACAGCGCCGCCCTGGTGGAAAGCTGGGACAAGCTGGGCGAATCCGATCGCAAGAGGTTCGCCTCGCCGGCCATGAAGCGCGTGCGCCAACGCCTGCAGGAGCGCGCCGACCAGCAGATCGCCGCGGTCGACGGCCATCCCGAGCTGCTCACGGAACTCGCCACCCTGCGTGAGGAGGTCGCCGACTGGAAGCTCGCCGGCCAGGGCTTCGCGCTCTTCGCCCGCGGTCTGGAAGACCACTACAAGGCCGGTCGCCAGGCGCTCAAGACGGCGCGCGACAAGCCCACCGACGAGACGCTGCACGATTGGCGCAAGCGGGTGAAGGATCACTGGTATCACACCCAGTTGCTCGCCGCCGCCTGGCCCACCGAATTCAAGACCCGCCAGAAGAGCCTCAAGCGCCTCGCCGACTACCTGGGCGACGACCATGACCTGGCCGTGATGCAGCAGCTGCTGACCAGCGAACCCACCCTGTTCGGCGCCAGCAACACCCGCCAGGCCATCGGCGAAAGCCTGGCCCAGCAGCGCGAGCGACTGCAGGCCAAGGCCTTCTCCCTGGGCATGCGCCTCTACCTCGACAAACCCAGCGTACTCGCCGAGCGCTGGCGCGATCTCTGGCGCCTGGCCAGCCGGCCCTACACGCCACGCAAGCCCAAGGGCAAGCGCACGGCCGCCCCTGCGGGGCTGTTGCCGCATCTGGTCGAAAAGACCGATAACTGA
- a CDS encoding PepSY domain-containing protein, whose protein sequence is MKSKLLASLFACSVLASTAALADQPGADWMPMNDVKTKLMEQGYTSVTKIEADDGQWEGEGVKKDGMKYDFHADAKTGKITKEKMDM, encoded by the coding sequence ATGAAATCCAAACTGCTCGCTTCCCTGTTCGCCTGTTCCGTCCTGGCCAGCACCGCCGCGCTGGCCGACCAGCCCGGTGCCGACTGGATGCCGATGAACGACGTCAAGACCAAGCTCATGGAGCAGGGCTACACCTCGGTGACCAAGATCGAAGCCGACGACGGTCAGTGGGAAGGTGAAGGCGTAAAGAAAGATGGTATGAAGTACGACTTCCACGCCGATGCCAAGACGGGCAAGATCACCAAGGAAAAGATGGACATGTGA
- a CDS encoding STAS domain-containing protein — protein MYSTALVELLRTHEQALLDAWIGAQRAAGMRVDLLDETTILANSAELLRRITVAAAQGGSDLRESHWQPVRSLLERFSFDQSRAGLTPSQTATFVFSLKEPLFRLIQNECDDPLAEIWAATQLIDALGLYSVESYVSGRETVIREQQESMLELSTPVVELWDGILAIPLIGSLDSNRTQVVMESLLEKIVQTESDIAIIDITGVPTVDTMVAQHLLKTVTAARLMGAQCIISGIRPQIAATIVHLGVELGDVITKASLADAFRLALKQQGVRLAAPATR, from the coding sequence ATGTACAGTACCGCTTTGGTCGAGCTGCTGCGCACTCACGAGCAGGCGTTGCTCGACGCCTGGATAGGCGCTCAGCGCGCTGCCGGCATGCGCGTCGATCTGCTCGACGAAACCACCATCCTGGCCAATTCCGCCGAATTGCTGCGGCGTATCACCGTGGCCGCGGCCCAGGGCGGCAGCGATCTGCGAGAGTCGCACTGGCAGCCGGTGCGCTCGTTGCTGGAGCGTTTCTCCTTCGACCAGAGCCGCGCGGGCCTGACGCCTTCGCAGACGGCGACCTTCGTCTTCTCGCTCAAGGAGCCGCTGTTCCGCCTGATCCAGAACGAGTGCGACGATCCGCTGGCCGAGATCTGGGCCGCCACCCAACTGATCGACGCCCTCGGGCTGTACAGCGTGGAAAGCTACGTCAGCGGCCGCGAGACGGTGATCCGCGAGCAACAGGAAAGCATGCTGGAATTGTCCACCCCGGTGGTGGAACTGTGGGACGGCATCCTCGCCATCCCCCTGATCGGCTCGCTGGACAGCAACCGCACCCAGGTGGTGATGGAATCGCTGCTGGAGAAGATCGTCCAGACCGAGTCGGACATCGCCATCATCGACATCACCGGCGTGCCCACGGTGGACACCATGGTCGCCCAGCACCTGCTCAAGACGGTGACCGCCGCCCGCCTGATGGGCGCCCAGTGCATCATCAGCGGTATTCGCCCGCAAATCGCCGCCACCATCGTCCACCTGGGCGTGGAACTCGGCGACGTCATCACCAAGGCGTCCCTGGCCGATGCCTTCCGCCTGGCCCTCAAACAGCAGGGCGTGCGTCTCGCTGCCCCGGCCACGCGCTGA
- a CDS encoding STAS domain-containing protein — MDKIPILKLGPFLLLSIQVDMHDQLALDLQEDLTEQIIRHKAKGVLIDISALEIVDSFIGRMLSHIAQVSRILDAKVIVVGMQPAVAITLVELGLSLEGIATALNMEKGMRRLEAMVADDESLEESEGAEVTDASPPPGD, encoded by the coding sequence ATCGACAAGATCCCGATCCTCAAGCTGGGCCCCTTCCTGCTGCTGAGCATCCAGGTCGACATGCACGACCAGTTGGCGCTGGACCTGCAGGAAGACCTCACCGAGCAGATCATCCGCCACAAGGCCAAGGGCGTGCTCATCGACATCTCGGCACTGGAGATCGTCGATTCCTTCATTGGCCGGATGCTGTCCCATATCGCCCAGGTCTCGCGCATCCTCGATGCCAAGGTCATCGTGGTCGGCATGCAGCCGGCGGTGGCCATCACCCTGGTGGAGCTGGGGCTGTCGCTGGAGGGCATCGCCACGGCGCTGAACATGGAAAAGGGCATGCGCCGGCTCGAAGCCATGGTCGCCGACGACGAATCGCTGGAGGAGTCAGAGGGTGCCGAAGTCACAGACGCTTCCCCTCCGCCAGGAGACTGA
- a CDS encoding ATP-binding protein — MLIRQQVRKVAEAIRLGLISQTKIVTAASEIARNGLVYGLGGECLIEETVRAGKPAIRLVIRDQGPGIADLERAMVDGYTSGKGLGLGLSGSRRLVDDFHIDSQPGQGTTVELWKWR; from the coding sequence GTGCTGATCCGTCAGCAGGTGCGCAAAGTCGCCGAAGCCATTCGCCTGGGCCTGATTTCCCAGACCAAGATCGTCACCGCCGCCAGCGAGATCGCCCGCAACGGCCTGGTCTATGGTCTCGGTGGCGAGTGCCTGATCGAGGAAACGGTGCGGGCCGGCAAGCCGGCGATCCGCCTGGTGATCCGTGACCAGGGGCCGGGCATCGCCGATCTCGAACGCGCCATGGTCGACGGCTATACCTCGGGCAAGGGCCTGGGGTTGGGGCTGTCCGGCTCGCGCCGTCTGGTGGACGACTTCCATATCGACAGCCAGCCCGGCCAGGGCACCACCGTGGAGCTGTGGAAGTGGCGCTGA